The DNA region CCGCACGGGCGGGCTTCGCGCCCGCCCGCGGGCCTTGGGTCGGCGGAGATCCATTCGTCCAAGAAACAAGCGAGGGTATCGTGCCGAAACCATCCGCCAAACAACCGAACGTCATCGTCCGGCTGGTCAACGAAACCGTGGGAGAATTGCGCAAGGTCTCCTGGCCGACCCGGGACGAAGCCCTGCGCCTGACTGCGATCGTGATGGTGGTGTTGATCGCCAGCAGCCTGTTCCTCGGCTTGATTGACGCCATTCTCACCGAGGTATTCCGCCTGTTGCTGGCGTAGGAACGGGGAAGAAAGCCGTCATGTGGGACGATCCGGAACGCGAGCAAGAGGAACCCCGGCAGTCGGAAGAGGAGCGGATTCAAGAATCCGCCGACAGCCGGCCGGTTTCGGATTCCCCCGCACCGGCCGCCCCCCTCGTCAACCCGCTGATGCCCCAGCCGGAGGAAGCGGCGCCGGCCCCCGAAACCGCCGAGCCCGGCGACGGGCGCGCTTGGTACGTGGTGCACTGCTACTCCGGCCAGGAAAACAAAGTGCGCCACAACCTGGAGCAGCGGATCGAGACGATGGGCATGAAGGACAAGATCTTCGACATCATCATCCCCACCGTCGAGGAGATCGAGGTAAAGGACGGCAAGCGCCGCACCGTGGAGAAGCGGGTCTACCCCGGCTACCTGATGGTGCAGATGGTCCT from Anaerolineales bacterium includes:
- the secE gene encoding preprotein translocase subunit SecE, yielding MPKPSAKQPNVIVRLVNETVGELRKVSWPTRDEALRLTAIVMVVLIASSLFLGLIDAILTEVFRLLLA